In one Betta splendens chromosome 14, fBetSpl5.4, whole genome shotgun sequence genomic region, the following are encoded:
- the tcnba gene encoding transcobalamin beta a: protein MDLRPAALLSLSFLLVWAHGRLTHEGSATLPIRLTVVNKLANTSPQAFSSSVLEGGILVSALRRLQEANQRFKFTVIDNPNFGLFLESVNGVAGSDKDKTYWELLSESSGEYTRLSVGVGCYQPAANEHIVFNFTTW from the exons ATGGATCTCAGACCggctgctctgctctctctgAGCTTTCTCCTAGTGTGGGCACATGGACGTCTCACACATGAAG GTTCAGCAACTCTTCCTATCAGACTGACTGTAGTGAACAAGTTGGCTAACACGAGTCCTCAGGCCTTCTCCAGCTCTGTGTTAGAGGGAGGTATACTGGTGAGCGCgttgaggaggctgcaggaggccaatCAGCGGTTCAA GTTCACAGTGATAGACAACCCAAACTTTGGCCTGTTTCTAGAGAGTGTGAATGGAGTAGCTGGAAGTGACAAAGATAAGACGTATTGGGAACTCCTGTCAGAGAGCTCAGGAGAATACACCCGGCTGAGTGTGG GAGTTGGCTGCTACCAACCAGCAGCAAATGAACACATCGTCTTTAACTTCACCACCTGGTGA
- the LOC114870039 gene encoding transcobalamin-1-like: MSSRRPTSSDSENDILPITLTVENMISHAKPLHYPTSVIKGGVLVSALRRLHEKDKNFTFTVKDDPNFGLFLESVNGVAGNENDKTYWELLSKKPGKKEEPLKVGIGCYQPEKNEEIILKFTHW; this comes from the exons A TGAGTAGCAGAAGACCTACAAGCAGTGATTCGGAGAATG ATATTCTCCCCATCACATTGACTGTGGAGAACATGATCAGTCATGCAAAACCTCTGCACTACCCCACCTCTGTGATAAAGGGAGGTGTACTGGTCAGCGCTCTGAGGAGACTGCATGAAAAGGATAAGAATTTCAC GTTCACAGTGAAAGACGATCCAAACTTTGGCCTGTTTCTTGAGAGTGTCAATGGAGTAGCTGGAAATGAGAATGATAAGACGTACTGGGAACTCCTGTCAAAGAAaccaggaaaaaaagaagaaccgCTTAAAGTGG GAATTGGCTGCTACCAACCggagaaaaatgaagaaatcaTCCTTAAGTTCACCCACTGGTAG
- the si:ch211-117m20.4 gene encoding sushi, von Willebrand factor type A, EGF and pentraxin domain-containing protein 1 isoform X2: MRFWPLLLLLFAESFQGVTSQLPEWTEVEVETGWIPQTDFLDDTYWSGSAPICVGGCRARHQELKRDPCGDSSCCWLGFKSMCRVNCGRPDVDYNGVVYGNDWWVGSVVRYTCRSGFMLVGNSTRFCQSNGLWTPKPSCLRMCQRGRIEVSERELNGTCNSTCMFKSYMGPPKQGCTRIDNCRKKETGWKRFFAQCVPCICDCARSCASAG; the protein is encoded by the exons ATGAGGTTTtggccactgctgctgctgctgtttgctgagtCCTTCCAGGGAGTGACGTCTCAGCTGCCTGAATGGACTGAAGTGGAAG TTGAGACAGGATGGATTCCCCAAACAGATTTCCTAGATGACACATACTGGTCTGGTTCAGCACCTATTTGTGTGGGAGGCTGTAGAGCGCGGCACCAGGAGCTGAAGAGAGATCCCTGTGGAGattcaagctgctgctggttgggCTTCAAGTCCATGTGCAGAG TGAACTGTGGGAGGCCGGATGTGGACTATAACGGCGTAGTGTACGGTAACGACTGGTGGGTGGGCTCAGTGGTGAGGTACACCTGTCGCTCTGGCTTCATGCTGGTGGGAAACTCTACCAGATTTTGCCAGTCTAATGGCCTCTGGACTCCAAAGCCTTCATGCCTCA GAATGTGTCAGCGAGGGCGCATTGAAGTCAGTGAGAGGGAACTAAATGGCACCTGTAACTCCACCTGCATGTTTAAAAGCTATATGGGTCCACCCAAACAAGGCTGCACACGCATAGACAACTGTAGGAAGAAGGAGACCGGCTGGAAGAGGTTCTTTGCACAGTGTGTCCCCTGCATTTGTGACTGTGCTCGCTCTTGTG catCTGCGGGCTAA
- the hinfp gene encoding histone H4 transcription factor, protein MPPNKRIQKKTLKLECEWVSCQESFSRMENFCKHVESHLNALNAAEDDEETEDERTCLWRDCGFCSVEGPEELRRHVFFHCYHTKLKQLGQQVLNAQLEIGSCSIGYQNRNIIPEIPDNFCCLWENCEQPPFENPEWFYRHVEMHSLSIDIPAGDCEFPLRCGWKDCEATAKGRPKLREHLRSHTQEKVVACPGCGGMYASNTKLFDHIIRQSAMEGQRFQCSHCSKRFATERLLRDHMRTHVSHYKCPLCDMTCPSPSSLRNHIKFRHSNEKPYSCEYCEYSCKNLIDLRKHLDTHSSKPAFHCDIPGCGFTSRTHGTLKIHHKKEHEGSFIARYKCHVCGQCFTRGNNLTVHLHKKHQFKWPSGHPRFRYKEHEDGFLRLQLIRYESVELTEQLMRERQNRQGEEDEDNGQTEGQELGEASPHAAPSELPVELRGLLLEEQRTEKPTGSLEEGGQEEGMLYILTGGLSQEGEDSVLLQLQDSAQQHGMQVV, encoded by the exons ATGCCGCCGAATAAGCGGATACAGAAGAAAACGCTTAAACTTGAATGTGAATGGGTTTCGTGTCAAGAGTCCTTTAGTCGTATGGAAAACTTCTGCAAGCATGTGGAGAGTCACCTTAATGCTCTAAACGCGGCGGAGGACGACGAAGAAACAGAAG ATGAAAGAACCTGCCTCTGGAGAGACTGTGGTTTCTGCTCTGTGGAGGGTCCTGAAGAGCTACGGCGTCACGTGTTCTTTCACTGTTACCACACCAAGCTGAAGCAGCTGGGCCAGCAGGTGCTTAATGCCCAACTAGAGATCGGGAGCTGCTCCATTGGGTACCAGAACCGCAACATCATTCCTGAAATCCCTGACAATTTTTGCTGCCTTTGGGAGAATTGTGAG CAACCTCCGTTTGAAAACCCTGAGTGGTTTTATCGACATGTGGAGATGCATAGCCTGAGTATAGACATACCAGCAGGAGACTGTGAATTTCCTCTTCGCTGTGGATGGAAAG ATTGTGAAGCCACTGCTAAGGGTCGTCCTAAGCTGCGGGAGCATCTGCGAAGCCACACCCAGGAGAAGGTAGTGGCATGTCCAGGCTGTGGAGGAATGTACGCCAGCAACACCAAGCTGTTTGACCACATCATACGACAGAGCGCCATGGAAG GCCAGAGGTTTCAGTGTTCTCACTGTTCCAAACGTTTTGCAACAGAACGACTCCTGAGAGACCACATGAGAACCCATG TGAGCCACTACAAATGCCCGCTCTGTGACATGACTTGTCCTTCACCATCTTCTCTGCGCAATCATATCAAGTTCCGGCACAGTAATGAGAAGCCATACAGTTGTGAATACTGTGAATACAG CTGTAAGAACTTGATTGACTTGCGCAAACATCTGGATACGCACAGCAGCAAACCAGCATTTCACTGTGACATCCCTGGTTGTGGTTTTACTTCTCGTACCCATGGCACCTTAAAGATTCATCACAAAAAGGAACATGAA GGGAGTTTTATAGCTCGTTACAAGTGTCATGTGTGTGGCCAGTGCTTTACCAGAGGTAACAACCTAACTGTCCATCTGCataaaaagcaccaattcaaatGGCCCTCTGGACATCCCAGGTTCAG GTACAAGGAGCATGAGGACGGCTTTTTGCGGCTGCAGCTAATTCGCTACGAGAGCGTGGAACTGACTGAGCAGTTGATGAGGGAACGACAAAACAGACAaggtgaggaggatgaagacaatGGTCAAACTGAAGGACAGGAGCTAGGGGAAGCATCGCCACATGCAGCTCCTTCAGAGCTGCCAGTTGAACTAAGAGGTTTGTTGCTGGAGGAGCAAAGGACTGAGAAGCCCACAGGCAGTTTGGAGGAGGGCGGTCAGGAAGAGGGCATGTTGTACATCCTCACTGGAGGTCTGTCACAGGAAGGGGAGGACTCTGTcttgctgcagctccaggattCTGCCCAGCAGCATGGAATGCAGGTTGTCTGA
- the c2cd2l gene encoding phospholipid transfer protein C2CD2L isoform X2 yields MELRELGWLVLVGLFFASLLIVLGWLLQYLQTVLRLWRSKKTAKPDRTEPVWWKVFSQPRGRHAGGVWGFLMKLRTGRDGAPAPEAGVKGLVTSLLSFKSFREHWQRTWLKALNEQACRQGSSIQITFDSGLQLTAASAIDSVTCADQSPHRMVLDCKCWVDTVTFPVTVTQQSPAAVSMDTYQINIAPMMAKVVVCLEEVEDEGLLMSWTLSKQPSFSLTVSQCKLHRQGAEGEADLCTIKGLIEDTLFSTQPAMVLNLKTSAPSSVYPMDQLSVGQNSISQGVFVQRLLLRQLTVTLSKGQWSRSGELCCVLNLDQPSAERTTRFLSVPSNPSSPLEWSEDISLELGPDSKELRIRLLERSGKREQFLPGHASIALDPRCRTPAGQHILSISPGHGLAPNATVTAELLYGETEDGHNDHNTLPLRTSLTPTKKVDVDRTIMPDGTIVTTVTTVQSRLKVERSPGDSPLRSPSKVEVTEKKPTILSDGRGNPSPNPSKTAIRQLTESATKVARKTPTKRSTLIISGVSKVPLTEDDCVLSSSYAAAMDAAMHGNHFGAGHQLDPDETTPSDVSERPSVEDVESDTGSTGALETRSLKDHKVGFLQSGSKLLFRRRQREKESCLSQSHEDISNMGNNFAAAATINRKKSGSFSRRLIKRFSFRSSGKSKGKSTATNGGASSLDA; encoded by the exons ATGGAGCTCCGGGAGTTGGGCTGGCTGGTTCTGGTGGGTCTCTTCTTCGCCTCCTTGCTGATCGTGCTGGGATGGCTCCTCCAGTACTTGCAGACCGTGCTGCGGCTGTGGCGATCCAAAAAGACAGCCAAGCCGGACCGGACGGAACCAGTGTGGTGGAAGGTGTTCTCCCAGCCCCGCGGGAGGCACGCGGGAGGCGTGTGGGGCTTTCTGATGAAGCTCCGCACCGGCCGGGATGGAGCGCCTGCACCCGAGGCCGGGGTCAAAGGCCTCGTGACCTCGCTGCTCTCCTTCAAGTCCTTCAGGGAACACTGGCAGAGAACCTGGCTCAAAGCCCTGAATGAGCAGGCGTGCAGGCAAGGG agCTCCATCCAGATCACATTTGACAGCGGTCTCCAGCTAACTGCTGCCTCTGCAATAGATAGCGTGACCTGCGCTGACCAATCGCCACACAGAATG GTCTTGGACTGCAAGTGTTGGGTGGACACAGTGACATTTCCTGTGACGGTCACCCAgcagtcacctgctgctgtttccatggACACCTATCAGATCAACATAGCACCTATGATGGCAAag gtGGTGGTGTgtttggaggaggtggaggacgagggCCTGCTGATGTCCTGGACTCTTTCCAAGCAGCCGTCTTTTTCTTTGACAGTGTCTCAGTGCAAGCTGCACAGACAA GGCGCTGAGGGTGAGGCAGACCTATGCACAATTAAGGGACTGATAGAGGACACTCTGTTCAGCACTCAACCTGCCATGGTCCTCAACCTCAAGACCTCTGCACCCAGTTCTGTG TACCCTATGGACCAACTATCAGTGGGACAAAACTCAATATCACAGGGTGTCTTTGTGCAGCGACTACTGCTCCGGCAGCTCACGGTGACCTTAAGTAAAGGTCAG TGGTCCAGATCTGGGGAGCTGTGCTGTGTTCTGAACCTGGACCAACCCTCCGCGGAAAGGACGacccgcttcctgtctgtgcccAGCAACCCCAGCAGCCCGCTGGAATGGAGTGAAGACATTTCTCT GGAGCTGGGCCCAGATTCTAAAGAGCTGAGAATAAGACTCCTGGAGCGGAGCGGCAAAAGGGAAC AATTCCTGCCTGGTCATGCATCCATTGCTCTGGACCCACGCTGCAGGACTCCCGCTGGGCAGCATATACTGTCAATAAGTCCCGGCCACGGTTTGGCACCAAACGCTACCGTCACGGCTGAG ctgctgtatGGGGAAACTGAGGACGGGCACAATGACCACAATACGTTGCCACTACGGACGTCACTCACTCCCACCAAGAAAGTAGATGTGGACCGAACTATCATGCCAGACGGAACCATCGTCACCACCGTGACGACTGTCCAGTCCCGACTTAAAGTGGAACGCAGCCCAG GTGATTCTCCTTTGCGTTCGCCATCAAAGGTGGAGGTGACTGAAAAGAAACCCACCATTCTGTCCGATGGGAGAGGCAACCCCAGCCCCAACCCCAGCA AGACGGCCATTCGGCAGTTGACGGAGTCCGCCACCAAAGTGGCGCGCAAGACACCAACAAAAAGGAGCACGTTGATCATTTCAGGCGTGTCAAAG GTTCCCCTTACAGAAGATGACTGTGTGTTATCAAGTAGCTATGCCGCTGCCATGGATGCAGCCATGCATGGCAACCATTTTGGGGCAGGGCATCAACTGGACCCAGATGAAACTACGCCGTCTGATGTCTCAGAGCGTCCTTCTGTGGAAGATGTGGAATCAgatactggttctactggtgcCTTGGAAACCCGTAGTCTCAAGGATCATAAAG TGGGTTTTCTGCAAAGTGGGTCAAAGCTCTTGTTCCGCAGAAGACAACGGGAGAAGGAGTCTTGCCTCAGCCAGTCCCATGAAGACATCTCCAACATGGGCAATaactttgctgctgcagcaactATTAATCGTAAAAAGTCTGGCAGCTTCTCCAGGCGACTCATCAAACGCTTCTCTTTCCGCTCATCAGGCAAATCAAAAGGCAAAAGCACTGCTACCAATGGAGGAGCAAGCTCACTGGATGCCTAA
- the c2cd2l gene encoding phospholipid transfer protein C2CD2L isoform X1 translates to MELRELGWLVLVGLFFASLLIVLGWLLQYLQTVLRLWRSKKTAKPDRTEPVWWKVFSQPRGRHAGGVWGFLMKLRTGRDGAPAPEAGVKGLVTSLLSFKSFREHWQRTWLKALNEQACRQGSSIQITFDSGLQLTAASAIDSVTCADQSPHRMVLDCKCWVDTVTFPVTVTQQSPAAVSMDTYQINIAPMMAKVVVCLEEVEDEGLLMSWTLSKQPSFSLTVSQCKLHRQGAEGEADLCTIKGLIEDTLFSTQPAMVLNLKTSAPSSVYPMDQLSVGQNSISQGVFVQRLLLRQLTVTLSKGQWSRSGELCCVLNLDQPSAERTTRFLSVPSNPSSPLEWSEDISLELGPDSKELRIRLLERSGKREQFLPGHASIALDPRCRTPAGQHILSISPGHGLAPNATVTAELLYGETEDGHNDHNTLPLRTSLTPTKKVDVDRTIMPDGTIVTTVTTVQSRLKVERSPGDSPLRSPSKVEVTEKKPTILSDGRGNPSPNPSRSSRLSNGLDPVAETAIRQLTESATKVARKTPTKRSTLIISGVSKVPLTEDDCVLSSSYAAAMDAAMHGNHFGAGHQLDPDETTPSDVSERPSVEDVESDTGSTGALETRSLKDHKVGFLQSGSKLLFRRRQREKESCLSQSHEDISNMGNNFAAAATINRKKSGSFSRRLIKRFSFRSSGKSKGKSTATNGGASSLDA, encoded by the exons ATGGAGCTCCGGGAGTTGGGCTGGCTGGTTCTGGTGGGTCTCTTCTTCGCCTCCTTGCTGATCGTGCTGGGATGGCTCCTCCAGTACTTGCAGACCGTGCTGCGGCTGTGGCGATCCAAAAAGACAGCCAAGCCGGACCGGACGGAACCAGTGTGGTGGAAGGTGTTCTCCCAGCCCCGCGGGAGGCACGCGGGAGGCGTGTGGGGCTTTCTGATGAAGCTCCGCACCGGCCGGGATGGAGCGCCTGCACCCGAGGCCGGGGTCAAAGGCCTCGTGACCTCGCTGCTCTCCTTCAAGTCCTTCAGGGAACACTGGCAGAGAACCTGGCTCAAAGCCCTGAATGAGCAGGCGTGCAGGCAAGGG agCTCCATCCAGATCACATTTGACAGCGGTCTCCAGCTAACTGCTGCCTCTGCAATAGATAGCGTGACCTGCGCTGACCAATCGCCACACAGAATG GTCTTGGACTGCAAGTGTTGGGTGGACACAGTGACATTTCCTGTGACGGTCACCCAgcagtcacctgctgctgtttccatggACACCTATCAGATCAACATAGCACCTATGATGGCAAag gtGGTGGTGTgtttggaggaggtggaggacgagggCCTGCTGATGTCCTGGACTCTTTCCAAGCAGCCGTCTTTTTCTTTGACAGTGTCTCAGTGCAAGCTGCACAGACAA GGCGCTGAGGGTGAGGCAGACCTATGCACAATTAAGGGACTGATAGAGGACACTCTGTTCAGCACTCAACCTGCCATGGTCCTCAACCTCAAGACCTCTGCACCCAGTTCTGTG TACCCTATGGACCAACTATCAGTGGGACAAAACTCAATATCACAGGGTGTCTTTGTGCAGCGACTACTGCTCCGGCAGCTCACGGTGACCTTAAGTAAAGGTCAG TGGTCCAGATCTGGGGAGCTGTGCTGTGTTCTGAACCTGGACCAACCCTCCGCGGAAAGGACGacccgcttcctgtctgtgcccAGCAACCCCAGCAGCCCGCTGGAATGGAGTGAAGACATTTCTCT GGAGCTGGGCCCAGATTCTAAAGAGCTGAGAATAAGACTCCTGGAGCGGAGCGGCAAAAGGGAAC AATTCCTGCCTGGTCATGCATCCATTGCTCTGGACCCACGCTGCAGGACTCCCGCTGGGCAGCATATACTGTCAATAAGTCCCGGCCACGGTTTGGCACCAAACGCTACCGTCACGGCTGAG ctgctgtatGGGGAAACTGAGGACGGGCACAATGACCACAATACGTTGCCACTACGGACGTCACTCACTCCCACCAAGAAAGTAGATGTGGACCGAACTATCATGCCAGACGGAACCATCGTCACCACCGTGACGACTGTCCAGTCCCGACTTAAAGTGGAACGCAGCCCAG GTGATTCTCCTTTGCGTTCGCCATCAAAGGTGGAGGTGACTGAAAAGAAACCCACCATTCTGTCCGATGGGAGAGGCAACCCCAGCCCCAACCCCAGCA GAAGCAGCCGCCTGTCTAATGGCCTGGATCCCGTTGCAGAGACGGCCATTCGGCAGTTGACGGAGTCCGCCACCAAAGTGGCGCGCAAGACACCAACAAAAAGGAGCACGTTGATCATTTCAGGCGTGTCAAAG GTTCCCCTTACAGAAGATGACTGTGTGTTATCAAGTAGCTATGCCGCTGCCATGGATGCAGCCATGCATGGCAACCATTTTGGGGCAGGGCATCAACTGGACCCAGATGAAACTACGCCGTCTGATGTCTCAGAGCGTCCTTCTGTGGAAGATGTGGAATCAgatactggttctactggtgcCTTGGAAACCCGTAGTCTCAAGGATCATAAAG TGGGTTTTCTGCAAAGTGGGTCAAAGCTCTTGTTCCGCAGAAGACAACGGGAGAAGGAGTCTTGCCTCAGCCAGTCCCATGAAGACATCTCCAACATGGGCAATaactttgctgctgcagcaactATTAATCGTAAAAAGTCTGGCAGCTTCTCCAGGCGACTCATCAAACGCTTCTCTTTCCGCTCATCAGGCAAATCAAAAGGCAAAAGCACTGCTACCAATGGAGGAGCAAGCTCACTGGATGCCTAA
- the dpagt1 gene encoding UDP-N-acetylglucosamine--dolichyl-phosphate N-acetylglucosaminephosphotransferase has protein sequence MPENISPVPVLPLMMNGFLSVLGCMATMKLIPAFKDHFISARLYGMDLNKTSKKEVPESQGVISGTVFLIILFFFIPVPFLSCFVGDQCKGFPHDEFVQLIGALLAICCMIFLGFADDVLNLRWRHKLLLPTVASLPLLMVYFTNFGNTVIVVPKPFRALLGLHLDLGILYYVYMGMLAVFCTNAINILAGINGIESGQALFISGSIIIFNLVELSGDFRDDHVFSLYFMIPFFFTTLALFYHNWYPSSVFVGDTFCYFAGMTFAVVGILGHFSKTMLLFFIPQVVNFVYSLPQLFHIIPCPRHRLPRLNPDTGKLGMSYSKFKRKDLSKLGHLIMKVAELLKLLEVRRFQEKDDDFIECNNMTLINLVLKLLGPIHERNLTVIMLIIQVMGSAVAFGIRYHLVRLFYDV, from the exons ATGCCTGAGAACATATCACCAGTGCCGGTACTGCCGCTGATGATGAACGGTTTCCTGTCGGTCCTCGGTTGCATGGCCACAATGAAACTCATTCCTGCTTTCAAGGACCATTTTATCTCAGCCAGGTTGTACGGAATGGACCTCAACAAAACTTCCAAAAAAGAAGT GCCAGAGTCACAAGGAGTCATCAGTGGCACAgtcttcctcatcatcctcttcttcttcatcccaGTGCCTTTCCTTAGCTGTTTTGTAGGAGATCAGTGCAAGGGCTTCCCCCACGATGAG TTTGTCCAGCTGATCGGTGCACTTCTGGCCATCTGTTGCATGATCTTTCTGGGCTTCGCTGACGATGTGCTCAACCTACGCTGGCGACACAAACTTCTGCTCCCCACAGTGGCGTCGCTGCCACTACTCATGGTCTATTTTACCAACTTTGGCAACACCGTCATCGTGGTGCCGAAGCCCTTCAGAGCCCTGCTGGGGCTGCATCTAGACTTGG GTATTCTTTACTATGTCTACATGGGAATGCTTGCTGTGTTTTGCACAAATGCCATCAACATCTTAGCAGGCATCAATGGCATTGAGTCTGGTCAAGCCCTTTTTATCTCTGGCTCCATTATCATCTTCAACCTTGTGGAGCTCAGTG gggATTTTCGTGATGATCATGTCTTTTCTCTGTACTTTATGATACCATTTTTCTTTACAACATTAGCACTTTTTTATCACAATTG GTACccttcatctgtgtttgtgggcGACACGTTCTGTTACTTTGCTGGGATGACCTTTGCTGTAGTTGGCATCCTGGGACACTTCAGCAAAACAatgctgttgttcttcattCCTCAAGTAGTTAACTTTGTCTACTCCTTGCCTCAGCTGTTTCACATAATCCCCTGTCCCAGACATCGACTACCTAG ACTGAATCCAGACACGGGCAAACTAGGGATGAGTTATTCTAAATTCAAGAGAAAAGACCTCTCTAAACTAGGACATCTCATTATGAAG GTTGCAGAATTATTGAAGTTGCTTGAAGTGCGAAGATTTCAGGAGAAAGATGATGATTTTATTGAGTGCAACAACATGACCCTAATAAATCTTGTTCTGAAATTACTTGGCCCCATCCATGAGAGGAATCTCACAGTCATCATGCTCATCATACAG GTGATGGGCAGTGCAGTCGCTTTTGGGATCCGTTATCATCTGGTCCGTCTCTTCTATGACGTTTAG
- the LOC114869001 gene encoding histone H2AX codes for MSGRGKTGAKARAKAKTRSSRAGLQFPVGRVHRLLRKGNYAERVGAGAPVYLAAVLEYLTAEILELAGNAARDNKKTRIIPRHLQLAVRNDEELNKLLGGVTIAQGGVLPNIQAVLLPKKTGQAAPTSGKAGKKASSQSQEY; via the coding sequence ATGTCTGGAAGAGGAAAGACCGGAGCTAAGGCCCGCGCTAAGGCCAAGACCCGTAGCTCCCGCGCCGGTCTGCAGTTCCCCGTTGGCCGTGTCCACCGTCTCCTCCGTAAAGGTAACTATGCAGAGAGAGTCGGCGCCGGCGCCCCCGTGTACCTGGCCGCGGTGCTGGAGTACCTCACCGCCGAGATCCTGGAGCTGGCCGGCAACGCCGCCAGGGACAACAAGAAGACCCGCATCATCCCCCGCCACCTCCAGCTGGCCGTCCGCAACGAcgaggagctgaacaagctgcTCGGCGGGGTCACCATCGCCCAGGGCGGCGTCCTGCCCAACATCCAGGCCGTCCTGCTGCCCAAGAAGACCGGCCAGGCCGCACCGACCTCCGGCAAGGCGGGAAAGAAGGCTTCGTCGCAGTCCCAGGAGTACTAG
- the si:ch211-117m20.4 gene encoding sushi, von Willebrand factor type A, EGF and pentraxin domain-containing protein 1 isoform X1 — translation MRFWPLLLLLFAESFQGVTSQLPEWTEVEGSVETGWIPQTDFLDDTYWSGSAPICVGGCRARHQELKRDPCGDSSCCWLGFKSMCRVNCGRPDVDYNGVVYGNDWWVGSVVRYTCRSGFMLVGNSTRFCQSNGLWTPKPSCLRMCQRGRIEVSERELNGTCNSTCMFKSYMGPPKQGCTRIDNCRKKETGWKRFFAQCVPCICDCARSCASAG, via the exons ATGAGGTTTtggccactgctgctgctgctgtttgctgagtCCTTCCAGGGAGTGACGTCTCAGCTGCCTGAATGGACTGAAGTGGAAGGTAGTG TTGAGACAGGATGGATTCCCCAAACAGATTTCCTAGATGACACATACTGGTCTGGTTCAGCACCTATTTGTGTGGGAGGCTGTAGAGCGCGGCACCAGGAGCTGAAGAGAGATCCCTGTGGAGattcaagctgctgctggttgggCTTCAAGTCCATGTGCAGAG TGAACTGTGGGAGGCCGGATGTGGACTATAACGGCGTAGTGTACGGTAACGACTGGTGGGTGGGCTCAGTGGTGAGGTACACCTGTCGCTCTGGCTTCATGCTGGTGGGAAACTCTACCAGATTTTGCCAGTCTAATGGCCTCTGGACTCCAAAGCCTTCATGCCTCA GAATGTGTCAGCGAGGGCGCATTGAAGTCAGTGAGAGGGAACTAAATGGCACCTGTAACTCCACCTGCATGTTTAAAAGCTATATGGGTCCACCCAAACAAGGCTGCACACGCATAGACAACTGTAGGAAGAAGGAGACCGGCTGGAAGAGGTTCTTTGCACAGTGTGTCCCCTGCATTTGTGACTGTGCTCGCTCTTGTG catCTGCGGGCTAA